TGATGAATCCCCTATAGATAAAACCAACGAATAGAGGAATAATAACTTTCATTGGTTCTACGACATGGCTTTCGATTACACCAAAaagcctagcacttcacaaacttcttgtcaacctaaacaaagtaaacctaaacacaaGCAGATTAGACATGAAAAATCCAGGGAGTTCCCTAGACCTATAACTCCTCCTAAACAAAACTACCCAGAGTTTAGAAATACCATTATTAGACAAGTatgggtacgaaaggatttagtatatagagttaCTAAccgtaaaggacccaacttagcttgggtacctaaaaactgtatctaatccttttgcaggtaatggtgaaagaaaaaaatcaatggtatcttgacagtggatgctcaagacacatgactggagatgaaaatttgtttctttcactcaatcCTTTGAATGGAGGAAAGGTGACTTTTGgggataacaagaagggtaaagtgattggtgtgggcaaagttggaatttctaaatcacacgcaatcagtgatgtttatctagtggatggtctcaagcataatctactCAGTATATTTCAACTATGCAATAAAGGTAAAAGGTTGTTTTTCATACAGATGTttgtcgcattataattgaaggCACAAGTAgtattattcttgaaggccataggAAAATAAATGTGTACATAATAgctttaaatgttgtgcctactaactccttttcgtgcatgaaagttacacttgatgatccttgtttgtggcacaaacattttggtcacattagctcgcctattttgaacaaactcaagaaatgGGACTTGGTCGAAGGACTACCTAAGATTAGGTTCgatcaagaaaagatgtgtgacacttgtgctcactgcaaacatgtgagatcatcgttcaaacctaaaagggtggtaagcacaaatcaagctttGGAATTGGTACACATGGACTTGtgtggtcctatgaaggtaagaagtagaggaggatccaggtatatctttgtcctcgtagatgactactcaaggtatgtatggcctatctttcttcattcaaaagatgagacttttgatgagttcgtttgtcttatgaaacttgtttaaaataaatataagactaaccttgtttctattcgtacggatcatggcaccgaacttgataatcaagcctttatagaatattgtacagttaatggtgtaggacataacttttctacaccacgaactcctcaacaaaacggtgtcgttgaacgtatgaatagaacactagaagatatggctcgtacaatgctcttatgtagtggtctacctcgtaatttttaggatgaagccattagtacttcatgttatattcataatcgtgctatgataagacctatcctaaagaaaactccttatgaacttctaagaggtcgtaaacctaatatctctcatcttcgttgttttgggagtaagtattttgttcataacaatggtaagaATAGGTTAAAtaagttcgaccctagaagtgatgaggctatttttataggttattcggatcatagcaaggcttataaggtcttcaataaaagaacactttgtaTTAAAGAAAGTagtcacgttatttttgatgaagataatgtgtttcATAAACCCCTACATGATGAGGAACAAGACATGGATGACCTGACTTTCGTCTTTCTAGAAATGACCCTCCTGAATTAGAAACTGAGAGATTCATCAGCAAGATGCTTAGGCATGATAATGGGGAACCTAGGGTTTTTACTCCTAGGGGACTGAGCTTTATGGATGCACTTACCCTGTCTCTGCAGAAAGCTAGAAATGAGAGTAGGAAATTGTTAACTCCTGACCTTCACACTGACTATGGATAAGGTGGGGTTCTGGAATGTGCGGGGTCTGAATAGCTATAATAAACAGAAAGAAATAAGGTGGTTCCTTCACCAGAATAATATTAGGCTATTTGGATTATTAGAAACCAAAATAAAAGGTAGTAGTTGGCTTAGTGCTAGGAATAATATGTGTGAAGATTGGTCTATTTGCACCAATAATAGTTACCATAAAGGGGGAAGAGTATGGTTATTGTGGGATCCTCAAATTTTTCAGGTGGATATTCTGGATATTAATGCCCAGTGTATTCATTCTAAGGTTTATGATAAAGTTAGGAAAGTTCAGTTTTGGCTGACCATGGTTTATGGCTTTAACAAACTTCAGGAACGTGAGTCTCTCTGGAATGTTTTGAGAAGCTATGTTGGTTTGCTTGATGGGTCTTGGTTGGTGTGTGGTGATTTCAATAGCATTACTGACACTAATGACAGAATTGGTGGCTCAGAGGTGTCTTGGGCTGAGATGGCCACTATGAGAAAAATGCTAGATGACTGTCAGTTGCAGGATTTGAAATGTTCAGGGTCATACTACACCTGGAATAATAAACATGAGGATAGGACCAAGGTGTATAGTCGTATTGATAGGGTTTTGATCAATGACAAGTGGTTTCAGCAATTCCCTGAAGCTGTGGCTACTTTTCTTCCTGAAGGCCTTTATGACCATTGCCCTTGTCTTATCAAATTTGTTGAGGAACCTGTTAAGAGGAGGAGTaactttaaatattttaatatgtgggctTTATCTGAGGACTTTGGCAGTACTGTAAGTTCTAGTTGGAGTGAGGATGTGTGGGGATCTCCTATGTTTAGAGTTGTGAGGAAGTTAAGGAGACTGAAGTCTGCTTTCAAGAGTTTGAATAGAGGACAGTTCAATGACATTGAAAGCCTCACTCATGTCACTGAGCTTGCTCTTCAGCATTTCCAACAGCAGCTCTCTCAAGACCCTCTGAATGTTACTCTGTGTAGAGCTGAGAAAGATTGTGCTTCTGATCTGAGGAAACTTCTCAAAGCTAGAAATAGTTACTTAGCTCAGAAAGCTAAGGAAAGTTGGATCAAGGATGAGGGATGAGAATACTTCTTTTTTCCATTCAAGCATCAAGAAAAGGAGAATGAGGAATAGGGTTTATCAGGTCCAGGACATGGAGGGTCAGTTGTGTACTAATCCTGAGGATATACAGGCTGCTTTTGAGAAGTATTATAAGCATCTCTTAGGTACTTCCCTGCCTGTTACACCCATTCATAAGAAGGTAGTGCAGAATGGTAAGATTTTGACTGATGCTCACAGAGAGAGCCTCACCAGACCTCTCTCAGATGAggaaataaagaatgcaatgttTTCCATTCCTGGAGACAAAGCCCCTGGACCTGACGGGTTTAGTAGCCAGTTCTTCAAGGATGCGTGGCATATTGTGGGGAAGGATGTTTGTTCTGCTATAAGGAATGCTTTCCAGGCTGGGAATGTATTGAAAGAAGTTAATAACACCATCCTCACTCTTATACCAAAACCGATTTGCTCGATAGTGTCGCAATTCAGGCCCATTGCCTGTTGCAATACACTGTATAAATGTTTGACTAAAATCATATGCAACAGATTGAGCCCAATTTTGCCTGAGATAATTCACCCTTCCCAGGGAGCTTTTGTTAAGAATAGAGACATAGTTGGTAATATTCTTATCTGTCAAGATCTTATTAAGTTGTACAAGAGGAAAGTATGCTCTCCCAGAATTATGATGAAGATTGATTTGCAAAAAGCTTACGATTCCATTGAGTGGAGTTTTTTGCAGGAAATGTTAAGTGCATTAAATTTCCCTTCTTGTAGTATTGCTCTCATAATGGAGTGTGTTTCTTCTCCTTCCTATTCATTGGCTCTGAATGGGGAAGTGTTTGGTTTTTTCCAAGGTCAAAGAGGGTTAAGGCAGGGGGATCCTCTCTCCCCCTTACTTTTTACCATTTGTCTTGAATATCTTAGTAGACTCTTGGGGATGCTGGACCGGTGTAAGAGTTTTAAATATCATCCATTATGTGCCAAAATGAAGCTCAATCACTTGTGCTTTGCTGATGATTTGCTTATGTTTAGCAGAGGTGATTTGCAGTCTGTCAAGCTTTTGCTCAGGGCTTTTGAGATCTTCTCATCTTCCTCTGGTTTAAAGATGAATAATGGCAAGTCAAGTTTTTACAGTAATGGGGTGAGTGAGGCAATTGCCCAAGGCATTGTGGAGGCTTCTGGCATGAGAAAAGGGGGACTTCCTTTCAAATATCTTGGAGTTAAAATTGTTCCAAAAAGATTGGGGATACTTGATTGTCAGTGTTTGGTGGATAGGGTCACTGAGAGGATAACCAGGCTAGGGGCTAAGCAACTCTCTTACTCTGGAAGACTCATCCTAATCAAATCAGTGTTGAGTACTCTTCATATGTATTGGGCAAGGATTTTCATTTTGCCAAAGATGGTGATATCTAAGATTGAGGCAATATGCAGATCTTTTTTATGGCATGGCGAGAATGCCACGGAGTCTCCTGCATTAGTCTCTTGGAAGTCTATTTGTCAGCCTAAGAGGAAAGGGGGCTTGGGTTTGAAGAATTTGCACCTCTGGAATGTAGCAGTAATGGGAAAATATGTCTGGTGGGTGGAATTGAAGACTGACCATCTCTGGGTGAAGTGGGTTCACACTGTTCACATAAAAACTGCTCAGTGGCGTGATTATGTACCTACTGTCAACACTAGTTGGGCTTGGAGACGCATTTGTCAGGTAAAGAATCAACTGCATTCTTGGATTTTTGATGAGACTTGGAGAACTAGTGGGTCTGATTACTCTGTAAAGTTGGGCTTTAGTTGGCTGGTTGCAGAGGCAGCTGAGGTAGCATGGTATCCCTGGGTCAACAACAGGGTAATGCTGCCTATACATCAGTTTTTTATCTGGTTGGCAGCTCAGAATCGTCTGCTGACTCAGGACAGGCTGGTGCGAATGAGCATTATTCAGAGCAATAGATGTTTTTTATGTGAGGACGATGAGGAGGATCTTCATCACCTCTTTTTCAGATGTCCTTTTAGCAGACACTGTCTTAGACTGCTGGAAGATTGGTTGCAGGTGTGCATTCCCTGTCACAATGTCATTGAATGGTGGTTAGCTGTAAGAGATAGGTCTCTTTTAAAGAAGCAAATCGTGGCTGCTGCTTTGGCCCAGCTGATGTACCTGATCTGGAAAGCTAGGAATTGTTGTAGATTGGAGTCTGTAATCCCTCTCCCTGTTGGCATTATAAAACAGGTGAAGGAGACATTGATCATGAAAATGAGAGTTAGTAACATCGTTGTCTGTCATAGAAGTACTGAAGAGTGGTTAAATAGGCTTGGATTGAGATGTCAGTAGCTAGTGTTTTATAGCTAGCTCAAATTTGTAAGTTTGGAGATCTTAATATATATACttacctttcccaaaaaaaaaaaagaattagaaactgaggacaatgagattgaaggaataaatgatgagcttgatcattcttcaaaagacaaaaacaagaaaactaaagttatagttgatgatactataacattgcctcaagataaggattcccaatccaatgttatagatgatgttactataacattgaatccaaatcaaggtgatgAGTCCGAAGTTATACCCGACTCTACTACAACAcgaggattggattcagggggaacgtcCTTAAACtctgagccaaatgaagttggatcAAGTTCAAATAATGAGGAACCAAGTACTTCTACAAAATAGAAATATAAGAATTCTCACCCCATGGAAAATATACTTGGTAATATTAAGAAAGGTGTTCAAACGCGACGAGCTTTGAACAATTTCTACTCCTTCTATTCGTTTTTATCAATATTCTAACCAACGAATATCAAGGAAGCTCTcgaagaatcagattggattattgctatgcaagaagagcttcaaaaATTCGAACGGatcaaagtttggcacttagcTCCTAGACCCAAGGACCGATCTATAATTGGAACCAGATGGGTGTTCAGAAATAAATTAGATGATACCGGGGTCAAAGTTCGAAATAAGATAAGATTGGTGgtacaaggttataatcaacaagaaggaatccattatgatgaaacctttgcatccgttgctcgtcttgaagctattagacttctgatagcattcgcagctcataaagaaatgaaactcttccaaatggatatCAAGACAGCGTTTTAAAATGGATATCTATAGGAAAAAGGCTTCGTAgaacaaccccctggatttaaggaccgcaaatttgaagaccatgtctttaaattgGACAAGGCCCTGAGTATGGATTGAAGCAAGCTCCAAGGGCCTAGTATGATAGATTATCAAGATTtttacttgacagtggatttaagagaggatctgttgataaaaccctattcctaaaatccgagggttctgaccttttggttgttcaaatctacatCGACAATATTATTTTTGGATCAACCAACCGCAATCTGTGTAAGTATTTTTCGGAGTTGATGACTTCTGaatttgagatgagtatgattggagaattaaaattcttcctaggtcttcaaattcaacaaactgaggaaggcatcaaaattcatcaacagaaatatattaaggaattaattcgaaagttcggaatggaaaattcccatgctatgcctactTCAATGGTCGCAGACAAGAAATTAACTCTAGATGAAGAAGGTAAGTCAGTTGATGAAACAACGTACcgaggaatgattgggtcattgctatatttaactgcaagtagaccagatatcatgttcagcgtatgcgtttgtgcgagatatcaatcatctcccaaagaatcgcatatgacggccgtaaaaagaaTCTTACGATATCTTATTGGGACGTCCAAACTTtatctatggtatcctatggAATTCAATTTCGATCTTGTCGCATATTCAGATGCCGATTACGCAGGATGCTCTCTAGACAGGAAAAGTACGCCAGGTGTTGCCACATTTGTTGGACCCTGTATTATCACATGGtgttcaaagaagcagaattcagttgccctttcaacagcagaagccgaatatattgcagcaggactggtatgtactcaattattatggcttaagcaacagttatgtgattatggtgttgacgtaggttgTATTCTCATTTTATGCGATAAcacgagtgctattattatttccaaAAACCCCGCGCAACACTCGCGTACCaagcacattgaaattagacaccattttatacgtgaccatgttgaaaaagggaatataaaaattgaattttgtagtactgaaaaacaatgggcagacattttgacaaaatcattagctagagtactttttgagactttacggttgaaaattggtttaatcggtggcacctaaGCTTCTATAAATGTTTAATCTCTCAATGATTGATTAGTATAAGATAAGATTGTATAACTGTGTCCGTATATTACATTGCATCAATATTTATATTTTATagaaatttatttatcgtatatattttgtttgtattTAAGAATTTATATTGCATACAAATTTTATCTCTTAACAAAATTAAGATACACCATATTCTTTATTTACCAAATTCTATCAAAATCTTTCCAAAATCTTTTCTATGCTATATCTCTTCAAATATTGTGCTATATCTTTCCTAAATCTTTCTTGTATTAGTTACCTTATTTATGTAAACAATTaactttcctaaacctaaacctagATTCCTAGCTATAACCTATTTCTACCCCCCTAAACCGCGTAAATTGGTCAACGCCCACAACTTGCATTCACTTTTCACTTTACCAATTTTACACAccaatctccatcatcatcatcaatcaaatctctcaacCATGTCTCCATATGCAACCACTCGGTCTTCAACCCGTAACCAACACCGGCCACAACCATGCAATCAGCCACCATCGTCCCATCAACCTATTACTTCTACCTTCACTCCAACAAACCAACATCCATCACCACCATCCTCCCTGTTTCACGGCCGGGATGAGTCGGTTTCCGAAGGTAAAAGGCGTCGGCTCAATAAGGGAAAGAATAAGGTCGTTGTAGAAGATGTTGTTGAAAATAATGAAACCGAAGTTGTGATTCGAGATGGGATTTCGAGGactctatttcgggaaccttcGAAAAGCGCAACCAAAGCCGGTTTAAACCGGGTTCGCATGACAAAGGGAGAAAGCATCTtggtttctcgggttttgaaatatTCAATTCATGGTGGAAGGTATTAACCTAAATCTTTGTTGTCTCAAATTCCGTCTCTTAAGTTCTTTgtggattttcttgattttcaaagGTGGAGTGATGATAGTCGGTTTTCGGGTCCTACTTACACGATTAAGGTCATCCAGTTTTTTGCATCAGTAAAAATTAGAGGGGATGTGTTGCCTGCAGTCGTGAATGGTGTCGACATCACTGTCACCATTGACGACTTATGGTCTGCTTTTAAGGTTCCTCATGATGGAACCGATATAAATCCGAGTCTAGAGTGGTCCAATGTCGATGATGATAGACAGTTGGTTATTAAGAGGTACTTTGATGAAGTTGCTTTCGAGAATAGAAAcattgtggttcgtcctctctcggccaaAATCAAGTTCTttttgaactttttgtggaacacaaTTGTTCCGAGAAGAGGAGGACGAGACAAAGTATTGAGTTATGAGGCAATTATTGTGTATTTGTGGTTAGAGGGTAGGAAAGTTAACCTGGTTAGTCTTGTATTTAACCGGATTGTTCAAACAAGCATAACCGTCACCAAGGAAAAGCATTGCACTACTCTTGATCTCCCATATGGTATGTGGATTTCAAGATTATTAGAAATTAAACGAGTTGTTAGTCGGGAAAGTTACGGTGTTTGTGCTAAGGATGGTATGTGTGACCATGTGATAAAATTGATGGGTCTTGGTTTTGAAGGACCCGAGTTGGTCTTCGCTAAGGGTGTTGATAAGAGTGATAATTGCAAGGTTTatatatctcttattagacatATCTAAAAACTTTGTATTTTAGTTTAGtcatgtggacatgggccacagtccggtctgtggacatgggccacatctcggtctgcggatttgggccacctgcacgccaagccaatctgttgacatgcagcggtcttttgaaagccacgctcggcggcgtaaaaatgctttcaaccggatcgctttagatcggtcggtttcgtctcggcaaaggtctcgaaacgattagagatgttcggagtcgccaccaagcatttgtggaatgcttggaacccattcgaatccactttatacctaggtcaatcaaggcaaaaagcggtgtttgacataggtactaaagataaggactcgtcccccttttagcattctatgcctaaaatgactctcgtacgccctggataaggccatccactatccaattGTTCTGATTAAGGCGTGAGGgcacgtattgggaagccctttaatcggacacccaatcccgcccgcgttagcggcctctactgatcgatcgtggttgtttaagtgcaaaagttgataaaacggtctatatgcatgaatgcgcatccaaaaagtcttaacctaacctGTGAGAATTTCCTatgtcggtttgttaatccaaatatcaagcataagatgtcaagttagatttaaattgatttgcatgtgaaaatggaaattaaacatccatttaccaaattcggattatgatgcttaacacgatccatttatttaaaaaggttgtcaaatgacaaagtgtaaaaacataagcttgtcaatctgatctgtcacgtattcgggttaagcgtaatcgggatcgtcctagacaagtacgaaaaacgaggcagaacagtgccaggcagccccgttagggcgcgagcctattggcgagataaaGGGCTCTGCCCAGATTTTAAAAGATGGAAATAAGCGGCCTCTTGGGgtgcgagccatgagccgacccaagggggcgtctcctggttcttgaaaaggttatttaaaaccgtcttttatgattaatgatttgcaagtatgatttgcatgactcggaataattattattgtgttagtaatattcgttgtcggatttgcatgtttgaaaagcatagtttacaagtagaaatgtaaaatgtttgatttgaactaaatatgttaagttcatttctttgtaattagttaagtttgtcatcgtactcggattaaaccgacatggtataaagaaccaaggatgattatgaattatgactaatatatttacaaatgtaaacaaatgagaaaaatggtaaataaaataaagggtgttaaaatacccattaaaatgtaattaaccaataatatcatcgagtcacggatttaaccgtcatggtattaggaaccaagggtgattatgatttatggttaaaaggtttgtcataaaaatgaattaaaatggtaaaaaccgattacaaaaaagaaatgaaataaagaggaaagacgagaacaaacatcgatgagtctgacctggacacctacaagaggcgcgagcctccctgcatagcaaggagctcgtgtctcaggccaaaactcggttttgcctcgtctaacctatatttgaatcgtgttatgcattgttcatgcatataaactcataaaaacagtaaagacatgaaataaatgagatatttacaccctctaacttacgtattttgatgtttgcgtggtagacgactttagagacggttttctcgttgtgactactcgcgatcaaagaagtttaaaaagagtgccttaaaaaaggatttggttttaaaaatatgttgaaaatatgttaattaaaacatgttgattgatgaattgagttggtcaaatgggtcggtcgaatgcacggcgacggtaccaaacaatatgtgtaaggcttgtgtttacgatcggtaggtcgtaaacacgtgtcgattttgtgacttaggaagtcgagtctagaagtttaagggagaggtgaaggggcggacgctcgcgtgaatatTATGGGGTGTGATAGTGGGTATATATAGAGAAATGGGGATGGTAGCAAGTCGATTAGGTTTGCTTGCTGGCCAAGGGcatgcctaaagaggcgcgagccacctcgtgatggaaaggggtgtattgtcccttttaATTTGGatgtggccaattctccatccattgttgatatgtggcattcatataagatgtcgtgtaacaatctactaagatgattttgggtgttacttggggtaggtgttttgtgtgcttgactcgggtttgacccgtgtgagtcgggatttgaatttcgagtcggttttggcccggtgtcagttgtgactctaattagggttattttaatggaaatgacatgataaagacattcattgcattatttttgacattcgggatttgggttgacacgggttgactcgagttgcgggtttctgagtcggttttgggtccgaagacggttttaactctaaatagtgttattttaatgcaaatgaagttataaaaccatttatgaaatcatttttcatatcctagtagtgcattaaaccgtctcatgaaTAGCCAATCCACGCGCGcgtatcaaaaacacgttatagtccgatcatcatcgggtggttttttggaaggtgcagatactgggtatctacaagtcataaaactaattagatcttatacatgcataacaaaaaaaaataagaagaaaatcaaTCATCTTACAAAGAGTGCCGAAATGGATATACtaattggactccttccaaattagtcttcttaaagaaaatccaaatgctccaacaaaacccttaaattcaatagtagaatctactcctcaaggattgtaccaaggtaatccctcttaatacaagtactaattttgttactagaaattagtatttgtgtccttaaattataactaatattattatatactacttctagtaatagagaAATAATATTAGATTTTATAAACAAAtttattcataaaaccattttgaTGTGAGAGAGGATGATAAATTATGAGAGATAAGCATAagttttctacactagaaaaatgAGAAGCAAAAATTCTCACATCGAGAAGAGTGAGCCGGTTTTGGCTCTTATTGGGAGCCAAAATTGTTCTTCTcaatttgctttttgtcttcacaagaaaagctaggtGTAGGTCTAGTTTAAGCATGCTTTATTTGTCATCATTATGTCCTTAAGAAGGcattaaactaatgacaaaaaTCATCACCCACTAACCCTTGTCCAACCGGTTTTGaacataaaatggacctccattttatctttataatttgtcatttgtaatatgttgtgacatgtgtgacatgtaacatgtcattagtaatataaatgcatatttaactaattaaatatcattatatattaaataaattacattcaacaaattaacaagtaattcacaattacatgtatataaaaatgggtcacattaagtttatttaatataatctacaacatcttgtaattataatttaacTAATTACACTTATATCAAATGTTTcacaaacattaatcaattttagtaataaaacaaattaattactcaattgaatcttatttaatcaaattacagtaagatataaaactctcttttataaataaaatttgttcaatttaaggaattaattaacttgtatcaacatacaattaattaattaatcaattaagagtgttaccctagaggtatgaccttaaaggatcaactgatcaccaccgtcattcgacagtaatgtcaaactctagtaagccaatcattaccgattaatgtggatcagttgacaataaaatattattttccctcagcattcttaatatgagatttaaacatgtgatcgcattaatgttgaggacacatactccaacaatctcccacttgtccgcgacaagtgtgcgtcaccaattctcttgtccccttacagtctcccactcaatgcaaggtgtcttgcaggtcgtacttgcatttgatcatatcaagagtggtttcctcgatctggagaataactgtctgaccggaattatctaccgtagattccTTCCAAGCGTGGCctcgcatttccagttcattactcctcgagtggccttgagatataagataaccctgacagggatggacaattcctattgcactcttcccttcgaatagccacagctcatcatgacccaaaacatgcccatttgaccccaattacgaagatcgtagaacataaatcaaagtcactctgaaactatgccatcttaggcgaacaatctttagtcaaagaatcgactcataagaatactatagcatcTCTTGCCACGACgaggctataaaaattgccagaactctataagcggtcattgcccgaCAGTGTCCCCCATACAGTcttcctatgtgatcgactagtcatatctcatgactctatggcacttgaacttgccatcaatcgcatcacactctagttacttcgagacgtcacctcatataagcaactaggggccaatactatgttaatccagttcactttaatagggttcaacgttgtccttaaaacctatttggatataacaaagtaataaaagagtgttaataaaactcaaacgatgaatgcattatcacatatgtaaaattgataccatatcaattactacataatctataatccatactcaaTATTGAATACAACTATACGtatcaactcaattgaaatggcatgatttatcatgcttagcctatgaaaaggccttcgttagcaagttttagcaacactttgcactttccctaaccttgtaCCATTTCCCTTTGTATAATCTTTATCATAACAACCTTTTGAGTACATGTCCAGATCCAATCTAGAGATAGGTACCTTAGCCTTGGAatcactcccactgtcctcac
The Silene latifolia isolate original U9 population chromosome 11, ASM4854445v1, whole genome shotgun sequence genome window above contains:
- the LOC141613757 gene encoding uncharacterized protein LOC141613757; translation: MCEDWSICTNNSYHKGGRVWLLWDPQIFQVDILDINAQCIHSKVYDKVRKVQFWLTMVYGFNKLQERESLWNVLRSYVGLLDGSWLVCGDFNSITDTNDRIGGSEVSWAEMATMRKMLDDCQLQDLKCSGSYYTWNNKHEDRTKVYSRIDRVLINDKWFQQFPEAVATFLPEGLYDHCPCLIKFVEEPVKRRSNFKYFNMWALSEDFGSTVSSSWSEDVWGSPMFRVVRKLRRLKSAFKSLNRGQFNDIESLTHVTELALQHFQQQLSQDPLNVTLCRAEKDCASDLRKLLKARNSYLAQKAKESWIKDEG